In the Treponema sp. J25 genome, TGTAAAGGAGAGGTAATAGCCCTTACCGATGGGGATTGCTGGGTTCCACCTACCTGGATATCCGGAATCCAGAAACGGATGAGGGAGCCTTCTGTTGGTCTTCTTATCGGGCCGGTCTTTAAAATTCTCCGAAAGGTTTCGTTTCTTTCGTATTTTCAGAGTTATGACCATGTCATTCGATATGATTATCTCGTTGGGGCCTGTGGCCTTGGGGCTTGTGATGGTGGTTTTGGAAATAACATGGCTATAAAAAAAGCGGTCCTTCAGGACATAGGGGGCTACGAAGCTGTTCCCTTTTCTGCCACCGAAGATGCGGCCCTCATCGGAGAAGTACTTCGCCGAACAGCCTGGAAAATTCACGCCTGTGTTGGGGAAGATTCCAGGGTGTTTACGGAACCAGAAAAGGACTGGAAAAGTTTTTTTAGGCAGGCCCTTCGATGGAATAAAGGGGGTTTACATGCTCCTCATAGTGGTACCCGGCTTGCCTTTGGCTTTCTTTCTTTGCTAATTACGGTGGGTTCTCTGGGATTGTTTATTCTGCCCTGGCGGTCATCGCTATGGCCATTGCCAACCGCAGTGTTGTTGGCCATGGTTCTTAATA is a window encoding:
- a CDS encoding glycosyltransferase — its product is MVEILFFSVFVGLHAVLLGGFFIQHRRDKRLVEERSDRPQGVSRGEGEAAEPEEIPSVSVLVAVHNEAHRIGLLLESLLEQRTNKFECVFVDDRSTDETPRLLETFRQKAQEKNIAVTIIHLTENPGPNYKQVALRKGFPLCKGEVIALTDGDCWVPPTWISGIQKRMREPSVGLLIGPVFKILRKVSFLSYFQSYDHVIRYDYLVGACGLGACDGGFGNNMAIKKAVLQDIGGYEAVPFSATEDAALIGEVLRRTAWKIHACVGEDSRVFTEPEKDWKSFFRQALRWNKGGLHAPHSGTRLAFGFLSLLITVGSLGLFILPWRSSLWPLPTAVLLAMVLNTVELVVYRKKKGQTVSSYLPPFSLPLYGALLCFEPLFFSLLTVLVLINVPVYWKGKRV